The Fictibacillus arsenicus genome contains a region encoding:
- a CDS encoding DUF4352 domain-containing protein, with the protein MPFKGWMILGLTAALIMGCSTDNTEKNKEEKTQQQESEQKETDKNSDKMTFTDSSQAPDDTKLTEINKSVEDADGIVTLKKYKKLDEEQKADLISLTLSEVKVLQYKPSVDLIDFFHSYTHEQKEFPYVRVNVRIKNNGNKPVHFAPVSEIKTDQGEKVTWKEDFYLEKLNGEIKPGEIKVGSLGFILEDTDPESIKTITIKSSEVINNEKKKISDPLSYEVNFE; encoded by the coding sequence GTGCCTTTTAAAGGATGGATGATACTAGGGTTAACAGCAGCACTTATTATGGGTTGTTCTACCGATAATACAGAAAAGAATAAAGAAGAAAAAACACAGCAACAAGAATCTGAACAAAAAGAAACTGACAAAAATTCAGATAAAATGACATTCACAGACAGCTCTCAAGCTCCTGATGATACAAAACTTACGGAAATAAACAAATCTGTAGAAGATGCAGATGGGATTGTCACATTAAAGAAGTATAAGAAGTTAGATGAGGAACAAAAAGCTGATTTAATCTCTCTTACCCTATCAGAGGTAAAAGTTTTGCAATATAAGCCTTCTGTAGACTTGATTGATTTTTTTCACAGTTACACACATGAGCAGAAAGAGTTTCCGTATGTGAGAGTAAATGTCCGAATTAAAAATAACGGAAACAAACCCGTCCACTTTGCTCCTGTATCTGAAATAAAGACCGACCAAGGAGAAAAAGTAACGTGGAAGGAAGATTTCTATTTAGAAAAACTAAATGGTGAAATCAAACCAGGTGAAATAAAAGTCGGAAGTCTAGGTTTTATATTAGAGGATACAGATCCGGAGAGTATTAAGACTATAACAATTAAGTCTAGTGAAGTCATCAACAATGAGAAAAAGAAAATCTCAGATCCTCTTTCTTATGAGGTGAATTTTGAATAA
- the ald gene encoding alanine dehydrogenase codes for MIIGVPAEIKNNENRVAITPSGVMTLTAAGHTVLVENNAGVGSGFTNEDYAAAGAQILKDVKDVWAAEMVMKVKEPLASEYKYFRSDLILFTYLHLAAEPALAKALTERGVTAIAYETVEFNRTLPLLTPMSEVAGRMSAQIGAQFLEKPKGGKGILLAGVPGVRRGKVTIIGGGVVGTNAAKVAIGLGADVTIIDLSPDRLRQLDDIFGNSIQTLMSNPLNIAQAVAESDLVIGAVLIPGAKAPKLVTEEMIKAMTPGSVVVDVAIDQGGIFETVDRITTHDNPTYDKHGVVHYAVANMPGAVPRTSTIALTNVTVPYALQIANKGAQKAIADNPSLKAGLNTAGGYVTYEAVATDLGYDYVAPEAALEKAVQTV; via the coding sequence ATGATTATTGGAGTTCCAGCAGAAATTAAAAATAACGAAAACCGCGTTGCGATCACGCCATCAGGTGTAATGACGCTAACAGCGGCAGGCCACACTGTGTTAGTTGAAAACAATGCAGGTGTAGGAAGCGGATTTACAAATGAGGATTATGCAGCAGCAGGCGCGCAAATCTTAAAAGATGTTAAAGATGTATGGGCAGCAGAAATGGTAATGAAGGTTAAAGAACCTCTAGCTTCTGAATACAAGTACTTCCGTTCTGATCTTATTCTGTTTACATACCTTCACTTAGCAGCTGAGCCAGCATTGGCAAAAGCTCTAACTGAAAGAGGCGTAACAGCAATCGCTTATGAAACAGTTGAATTTAACCGCACTCTTCCATTATTAACACCAATGAGCGAAGTTGCAGGGCGTATGTCTGCACAAATCGGTGCACAATTCCTTGAGAAGCCAAAAGGCGGAAAAGGTATTCTTCTTGCAGGCGTTCCTGGAGTTCGCCGCGGTAAAGTTACAATCATCGGAGGCGGTGTTGTAGGTACAAACGCAGCTAAAGTTGCGATCGGACTTGGTGCTGATGTTACAATCATCGATCTAAGCCCAGACCGACTTCGTCAATTAGATGATATTTTCGGAAACAGCATCCAAACATTAATGTCTAACCCATTAAATATCGCACAAGCAGTAGCTGAATCTGATCTAGTAATTGGTGCTGTACTTATCCCAGGAGCAAAGGCACCTAAGCTTGTAACAGAAGAAATGATCAAAGCCATGACTCCAGGATCTGTTGTTGTTGACGTAGCGATCGACCAAGGCGGTATCTTTGAAACGGTTGACCGCATCACAACACACGACAACCCAACTTATGATAAGCACGGTGTTGTTCACTATGCAGTAGCGAACATGCCTGGTGCAGTGCCTCGTACTTCTACGATCGCACTTACAAACGTAACAGTACCTTATGCACTTCAAATCGCTAACAAGGGTGCACAAAAAGCAATCGCTGATAACCCATCTCTAAAAGCTGGTCTTAACACAGCTGGCGGTTATGTAACATATGAAGCAGTTGCAACTGACCTTGGCTACGATTATGTTGCGCCTGAGGCAGCTCTAGAAAAAGCCGTTCAAACTGTATAA
- a CDS encoding alkaline phosphatase translates to MQFSKKALTVALASTLAVSGLAFNNASAENQDKNEIRNVIFLIGDGMGPTYTTGYRALKDDPKTPMMEDTAFDKHLVGMQSTYSSDEKESITDSAAAATSMSAGIKTYNGAIAVDMEKQDVKTVLEQAKEDGKSTGLVATSQINHATPAAFGSHDESRENYNEIANDYYDDMIDGKHKVDVLLGGGTSYFVRKDRDITKEFKKDGYSYVTSKKEMLNDKNEQILGLFAPKGLDKKIDRPAEQPSLKEMTNSALDRLNKNDKGFFLMVEGSQIDWAGHDNDVVAAMSDMEDFEQAYQSAIEFAKKDKHTLVIATADHSTGGMAMGRDGEYQWDPLAIKAAKKTPDFIAKEIAEGAPVEETLKKYIDLELTPEEVQSVKDAKEKSGDVLEIDNAIEKIFDLRTGTGWTTDGHTGEDVTVYAYGPGMENFTGKIDNTDTAKEIFAILKESKSAIQK, encoded by the coding sequence ATGCAATTTTCTAAAAAGGCTTTAACCGTTGCACTTGCATCTACGCTTGCCGTAAGTGGCTTAGCTTTCAATAATGCTTCTGCAGAGAACCAAGACAAAAACGAAATCCGCAACGTTATCTTTTTAATCGGTGATGGCATGGGTCCAACTTACACAACAGGATACCGCGCACTTAAAGATGACCCAAAAACACCAATGATGGAAGACACAGCGTTTGATAAGCATTTGGTTGGTATGCAGTCAACATACTCTTCAGATGAAAAAGAGAGTATAACAGATTCAGCAGCTGCAGCAACATCCATGTCAGCAGGTATCAAGACATATAATGGTGCCATTGCAGTAGATATGGAAAAACAAGACGTAAAAACTGTTTTAGAGCAAGCAAAGGAAGATGGTAAGTCAACTGGATTAGTTGCTACTTCTCAGATTAACCACGCTACTCCTGCTGCTTTCGGTTCTCATGATGAATCGCGTGAGAATTATAATGAAATTGCAAATGATTACTATGATGATATGATTGACGGCAAGCATAAAGTCGATGTGTTATTAGGTGGCGGGACGAGCTATTTTGTTCGTAAAGACCGTGACATTACAAAAGAATTTAAAAAAGACGGCTATTCTTATGTAACTTCTAAAAAAGAAATGCTCAATGATAAAAACGAACAAATTCTTGGTCTTTTTGCTCCTAAAGGCTTGGATAAAAAGATTGACCGTCCTGCAGAACAGCCTTCACTTAAAGAAATGACAAATTCTGCACTAGATCGTTTAAACAAGAATGATAAAGGTTTCTTCTTAATGGTTGAAGGTAGTCAAATCGACTGGGCTGGACACGATAATGATGTAGTTGCAGCTATGAGCGACATGGAAGATTTTGAACAAGCTTACCAGTCTGCAATTGAATTTGCTAAAAAGGACAAGCACACATTAGTTATCGCTACAGCTGACCACTCAACAGGCGGTATGGCAATGGGCCGTGACGGTGAATACCAGTGGGATCCTTTAGCGATTAAAGCTGCTAAGAAAACACCTGACTTCATCGCAAAAGAAATTGCAGAAGGTGCACCAGTTGAAGAAACACTAAAGAAATATATTGATCTTGAGCTTACACCAGAAGAAGTTCAATCTGTAAAAGACGCTAAAGAAAAGAGCGGCGATGTATTAGAAATCGATAACGCTATTGAAAAAATCTTTGACCTTCGTACAGGTACAGGCTGGACGACTGATGGACACACTGGCGAAGACGTAACAGTTTACGCTTATGGTCCTGGCATGGAGAACTTTACTGGTAAGATCGACAATACGGATACAGCTAAAGAAATCTTTGCTATTCTTAAAGAGAGCAAATCTGCTATCCAAAAATAA
- a CDS encoding ABC transporter substrate-binding protein, with protein sequence MKFKVLALFTVLLVFLAACSSGGSKDEVTEIDFYFPVAVGGDVAKIVDDLVADFEKENPDIKVNARYGGSYSETMTQVMAAVQGGNPPELAVLFSIDLFTLLENDVIEEMTPLFDEKYFNDFYDAFMANSSIGDKVYSLPFQRSTIVLYYNKDAFKKAGLNPDAPPKTWDELVDYSKKLTLNGGKDQWGLEIPSTGYQYWMLQALALQTKENIMSEDGKETYFNAPHTKEAMQFYVDLSKKHKVMPEGTIEWATVPSDFLSGRTAMMYHTTGNLTNVKTNAEFDFGVAYLPSNNQYGSPTGGGNIYMFKDIPKENKDAAIKFMKFLTEPERVAQWSIDTGYVATRKSAYETDALKKYVEEFPQAIIAREQLEYADSELATYQNGEVQKIFNDAIQSILTGKSNVDESLDKAQKDAEKVLEPFKE encoded by the coding sequence ATGAAGTTCAAGGTTTTAGCACTGTTTACTGTATTACTGGTTTTTCTTGCAGCTTGCAGCAGCGGCGGATCAAAAGATGAAGTTACAGAAATAGACTTCTATTTTCCTGTTGCAGTCGGTGGTGATGTCGCTAAGATTGTGGATGATTTAGTTGCAGATTTTGAAAAAGAAAATCCCGATATTAAAGTTAACGCTAGATATGGAGGCAGTTATTCTGAAACAATGACTCAGGTTATGGCTGCCGTTCAAGGCGGAAACCCTCCTGAATTAGCAGTATTATTCTCCATTGACCTCTTCACCTTGTTGGAGAATGATGTCATTGAGGAAATGACTCCTTTGTTTGATGAAAAATATTTCAATGATTTTTATGATGCTTTTATGGCAAATTCCTCCATTGGCGATAAGGTTTATAGCCTTCCTTTCCAAAGAAGTACAATTGTTCTCTACTACAACAAAGATGCTTTCAAAAAAGCTGGACTTAATCCAGACGCTCCTCCAAAAACATGGGATGAATTAGTCGATTACAGCAAAAAGCTAACGTTGAATGGCGGAAAGGATCAGTGGGGTCTAGAGATTCCTAGTACTGGTTATCAATATTGGATGCTTCAAGCATTAGCACTGCAGACAAAGGAAAATATTATGTCCGAGGATGGAAAAGAGACGTATTTTAATGCACCGCATACGAAAGAGGCTATGCAATTTTATGTTGATTTAAGTAAAAAACACAAGGTTATGCCTGAGGGTACAATCGAATGGGCAACGGTTCCATCTGACTTCTTAAGTGGGAGAACAGCAATGATGTACCACACTACCGGTAACTTAACCAACGTAAAAACGAATGCGGAATTTGATTTTGGTGTAGCTTACCTCCCTTCTAATAATCAATATGGATCTCCTACGGGCGGCGGAAATATTTATATGTTCAAAGACATCCCTAAAGAAAATAAAGATGCAGCTATTAAATTCATGAAATTTTTAACAGAGCCTGAACGGGTTGCTCAATGGTCCATTGATACCGGTTATGTTGCTACAAGAAAATCTGCTTACGAGACGGACGCATTGAAAAAATATGTAGAAGAATTTCCACAGGCAATCATTGCCCGCGAACAATTAGAATACGCAGACAGTGAGTTAGCTACCTACCAAAACGGAGAAGTTCAAAAAAT
- a CDS encoding PucR family transcriptional regulator: MKEYQTDPFKGTFGSLENLADKISDVLSCPVTIEDQNHRLLAYSTHEDGTDPARVATIIGRRVPEKVVNSLWKDGVIPRLQESDDPVRVSSIQKVGLGDRVAVSIRKNSEVLGYIWVLEVEKKLTTDDMHLLKLAAVSAKSQLLQMQIGTKKKEENRQELFWKMLTGNLPQEERILEKLHELNILPVLPATVFILQLEEEITPALEKDILYLAAVNQKINVLLSAADSNQMLLLASPVGKEQPLELAKSFVESFFTHMKERFSVSEIKAAYGSLVTSFSQVEKSYKEASSVLAVQEKLGGETLSLTGYHELGIYQFLDTIYEKQQRQGYQNEMLRTLQEYDRLHKTELYHTLETYLTMDENLNKSSEVLHIHMNTLLYRLKRIGEITNIDLKSPHQKIMIYLDFKINRLF, translated from the coding sequence ATGAAAGAGTATCAGACAGATCCTTTTAAAGGGACATTCGGAAGTCTCGAAAATTTAGCTGATAAAATCAGTGATGTCTTGTCATGCCCTGTTACCATTGAAGATCAGAACCATCGTCTTCTTGCATACAGTACGCATGAAGACGGCACAGACCCTGCACGAGTCGCAACAATTATCGGCCGGCGCGTTCCTGAAAAAGTCGTCAACAGCCTCTGGAAAGACGGAGTGATACCGAGGCTGCAGGAAAGTGATGATCCCGTGCGGGTAAGTTCCATTCAAAAAGTAGGGCTCGGAGACCGAGTTGCTGTATCCATCAGGAAAAACAGCGAGGTCCTCGGGTATATTTGGGTTCTTGAAGTGGAGAAAAAGTTAACCACAGATGACATGCATCTCTTAAAACTAGCTGCCGTATCCGCTAAAAGCCAGCTTCTTCAAATGCAGATCGGAACAAAAAAGAAGGAAGAAAACCGCCAGGAGCTTTTTTGGAAGATGCTGACCGGTAACCTTCCTCAAGAAGAACGCATTCTTGAAAAACTGCATGAGCTTAATATATTGCCGGTTCTCCCTGCTACCGTATTTATATTACAGCTGGAGGAAGAGATCACACCTGCCTTAGAAAAAGATATCTTGTACCTAGCTGCTGTTAATCAAAAAATCAACGTCCTTTTATCTGCAGCCGATTCGAACCAAATGCTGCTGCTCGCTTCACCGGTCGGAAAAGAACAGCCGCTTGAACTGGCAAAATCTTTCGTTGAGTCATTTTTCACTCATATGAAAGAGCGATTTTCTGTCTCGGAAATCAAAGCAGCCTACGGAAGTCTAGTTACATCGTTCTCACAAGTAGAGAAAAGCTATAAAGAAGCATCGAGTGTTTTAGCTGTTCAAGAAAAGCTCGGTGGTGAAACACTTTCTTTAACCGGTTATCACGAACTTGGTATTTACCAATTTTTAGATACGATTTATGAAAAACAACAAAGACAAGGCTATCAGAACGAAATGCTTAGAACACTGCAGGAATATGACCGGCTTCACAAAACAGAGCTTTATCACACATTAGAGACCTATCTGACAATGGATGAGAACTTAAATAAATCCTCAGAAGTACTTCATATCCATATGAATACACTGCTATACCGGTTAAAACGCATCGGTGAAATCACGAACATCGATCTGAAAAGTCCTCATCAAAAGATCATGATCTACCTGGATTTTAAGATAAATAGGTTGTTTTAG